In Sesamum indicum cultivar Zhongzhi No. 13 linkage group LG1, S_indicum_v1.0, whole genome shotgun sequence, the sequence gcaatttacctctttagatagggagataaattgcttcattttgaaagtCACTggaggataaattgttattatttttttttatagaggaggataatttgctcGTTTGTAATaacacatgaaaataaattgaattaaacccattaattaacatttatcatgattttacctatgaccaaaatatttgacatgatTTTTAGCTGTAGCTGATAATGTAATCgtttaaacaaaataacagTTAATAACCGTGCGCAATAGTAATCAATTAGTATTTGctgtaaatttttaacttttaacaatacaaattaattataataaaaaataatacttctTGAGGTATCttctcataaaaaaatgtCTTCTCAGCTCCATTGGCGTTTGACACTATGACCAAGCTCATAGAGCACAAAGTAGACAGACATTTGCCTAAAACCTACGTTGTTTGTGCTTTCCTACCTTAGCACGCATATATTCGGACAATGCCATTTTACATTGCTAGGGAAATATCTTGGCGCATAAAACTATGAAATGCCGCTGTCAGCCGGCAGCTGGTTTTTTAACATCATTCACaatatactataaatacaCAAATGCATCAACTCAATCTCTCATCTTCagcacacacaaacaccaaTAATCTTGATCATCTTCAACAGATAATTAAGTCAGACCATTTCAAAGTTCCATAATGGCCTCCAGAGCTTTCTTGATTACGATCATCGTCGTCGTTGCAGCAGCCGCTCCAGCTTTGGCCACGGATTACATGGTTGGAGACGACGCCGGCTGGAATTTAGGCGTTAATTTCACTACATGGGCCGCAGGGAAGGACTTCCGCGTAGGCGACACTATCAGTATGTTATATgctatttaatctttttatgttttttttttgaaaaaatgcaagtaatccCCTTGTGTTATcacaaatgaacaaattaccccttatgaaaaaacaaatagtgatttaccttcctgtattttttaaaatacaataatttacccccctatgatttttaaaatgaagcaatttatctctctatatAAGAAGCTAAATTGGTTCATTTTATAAAGTTCAGGGGTTAAATTgcgattttttttccataggggggtaatgtgctcattttcaatatcataggagagtaaattgctattcacccgtTTTCTCCTAGGTGAAATTTCACTGTGAAATAAGTGAAGATTAGCGACAAAGAGAATAAGTGTTAATTGTTGCTAAATATATGCATTAAGTGACAAGAATTCCTGTTCTGTTACAATAATGAGTTTCATGGTTTTAATAGAGAGAAATGTTTTATAGAAATCGtcattaacaataataaattgtacataaagttatcattaaaaataattagcgACACATGTTGGGTGGAATTCTGTTgatcacaaaaaatttttgttgtctctaaattcaaattatcattataaatatgttactaattattaataatccACTAATGCAATGTTTTGTCACACAGTGacagaatcaaaattattataaaaaatgtttatctttattaataattttaaaattgtcacccaatatattttaccattaatatcatctttttgtttattattttaagaaaattataactagGAAAAACTCTAGTGAAAAtggaaaaggtaaattacCAAAAGTACCCCTTGTTAACACAGTAGTACATGGCTTATGTGTTGATGATTTGCAGTGTTCATGTACACACCGGGAACTCACAACGTTTTGAAGGTGAACGGAGCTGATTTCAAGCAATGTGTTTCCTCAAATGCATCAGCAGTCCCTTTAACGTCAGGAAATGACGTGATTGCCCTTTCCACCCCAGGGAAGAAGTGGTACATTTGTGACGTTGCCGACCACTGCTCCAAGGGGATGAAGCTCGTCATCACCGTCTCCGAAGCTGAGGCCCCGACCCCCGCCCCCGTGCCCGGATCGCCCTCCCTAACGCCACCAGCGACGTCGACGGCCGGTGGAGTCTCTCCATTGAAATCTTGTGTGTGGATGGTGACGGTGATGGCTGCCTGTAGGATGATCATGGCTTAAGTAGAAGAGAGAAATAAGCTTTATTTTGGCATTGGACTTTTCATcgattctttttcttatatcttttttcgtttttaaattatttttgggatTTGTGGACAAgatattgttttcttgttcttttttaaataaaagtacaaattattttatataattatttttattcataaaagtatttcttttaatgCTTTATATGTAAGTTCAAATGCATATTTttcaggaaaagaaaatgtaattttggtccacTAATATACGGATGGTGACACCTTCCGTTCGAATCAATTCaagatttgtaatttatcaaaaataataattttgattaaaaagaaaaaaaaaccctaatttggCTTAAATTTGTATCATGGCCCGGAAGTGGCGTACCTAGAAATTAGGGATTATTAAACTCTCCCAATCAAATTAGAGTTTTTGGAtcaaatttactattttttataaattacagcCCTTCATTTTAAATGTCAAATTAGTCAGGACTAAAACTGCTACCACTCAGATGTTAtgtggaccaaaattgtattttttttctaatacaaTTTTGGTATACTAACATAAGGGCGGTGACAATTTCAATTCAAAccaatttgaaatttgtaataaaaaattataatttataaaaaaaataataatttttgttcgaAAAGCCTAATTTAGTTGGAATTTGTCACATGACACTTGCAAGTGCACCTagaaatttggaatttttaaactttcaaGTCAAATtagctttttttctttttttttttttttaccaaactttccattttcataaattacaattatttattataaatatcaaattgttCTGGAATGAAACTACCACCAACCCTATATTAATGGaccaatattacatttttccttatttatcACACATTTACAATCatacaaatacataaaatatataaaaaaatagatcgAACCCAAACCAGCAAATCGATTATAACTTCAAAACCCATCCAAACAGAGTCACCATCCAAGACATCCCTAATTTTGACTACGTTACATTTTCCATTATCGTTAATAATACCCACGTCAGATATAGGAAAAAACCAAGATGGTGttcataaattgataattaagtaGGAGTTTTTCGAAAAAGTCGAAACCTCAAGGAGGTTGAAGTAAATTCGATAATTAAGTGGACATTCTTGTCAAAAGTGTAAACTTTGGGGTGGTCTGTGCAATTATCCATACATTAAATTGAGCAAGTAACTTGAGGAAAAGTCCCAACCACCAAATAAATTGAAGAGCAAGTTGCTTTTGGTTTTCTCCCATGTGGACCTCAATCCCACTACTCCGGCAGATGAATATCAAACCACCAGTAGGCCCCCATTACACAGCAACAGCAAAAAAGCTTCATCTCCTTCAACTAAAGTAACACAAAGTTGTAAAAGTCTATACAACCAAAACCTAATCTTGGAAGGCTTTCTTAGAATGGAATCCAACTGCTAACACTTTTAACCTAAACTAGATCTACTTACCGTTTGAACGCAAAAATGTGATACAGTTACTCTGGgctgattgaattttctatttcaaatccTGCAGTATCTTCTGTTTCATTCAATATATCCATGCTTCGTAGTTAATGTTTATACAGTTTTTATGATAAATGGAACGGAAGATGCAACAagatttgacataaaaaaatccGATCTGTAAACTAGGTAAACATGCTAACTAGATGCAGCCATCATGTCCATGTAGTCATTTAATCTTTATGTTGGTAACACAGTTATGCAAGAATCGTAGTTGTTAAGGTTGTAATAATATCATGGGGTTATGCTAAACATGGTGGTGCATGCAAGAATGTAGGCCCTCATTATTTGAGCTTGAACCAGAAGCTTGGCATTTCCAAGTTGTAAGCTATTCACTTTGGAGAAAACAGCTGTGAATGATTCCACGACAGATTACTTTCCTTGATAAAAGAAATGTACTTCTTCATTTAACAGCATATTTCAGATTCAAAGTGATGATCATTGTGTTATGTATTCTGCCATGAGCTTTTGTTTCGATAGCATGCCTAGGTCTTTACTTCCGTGTTCCCTCGGATACATGGAATTATCCATCCAGTCTTTCCCCATTGTAATCTCTTGATGCATTTTCCTAAGTGTAGTTCTCCATTAATTGATTTCTACAATCATATCAACGTCGAATACggagaaaattgaaatctAGCAATCACAAGATAAGTTGTCAAGAGTTGTAAGAGTTTCTGAAACAAGAAATGTTAATAACAGATGGAATGCAAACAGAGAAGAACTGATTCAGGATTGCATCGAACCAGGTAACAGAAGATATGTTTGACAATGATGTGGGGGGCAACTTTTACCTCCACAAATTACAACAACAATTTCCAAAGAATCATGTCTTTATGCGAGTTCTAATTTCGTGCAAAAACGTATAAAATGACAGCAAGGGGAAAGTAAAAGAGACAACTTTATTCTCTTAACCAACCCCTATTCAGAACAATTATACAAAAGCAAAGCAAAAAGAGAAAGCAGCATTAACGCGGAATCCTTTTGCCCCATCCCGTCTTTCCTGTACAATATCTTAACCTTTTGATCCCACAATTAACTTCTAAATTGAAGGCACAAGAAAGGGTCATACCGATATAATTGTGTGTCCGGCCTCATAGGTATCAATCAAGAATTTGCTGTCAATGAGCTGTAGCTTTGGATCTCTTCTTGGCCTCGCTGTAAAGAACCACTCCCATTATCGTGATGGCGAACCCCATCATCCCCATCACCGTCACCGGGTTCCTAAATATCAATACCGACACAACGGCAGCCACTGCAGCCTTAGCGTTCCCCAACACTTGCAACGTCAATGCACTCGTATGCTTTGTGACCAAAAAATTAGTCAAATTAACCAAGTACGCGACCGTGGCATTGGCAATCAATAGAAACACCATAAATCCATCTCCCCTGCCCTTCTCCAAGGTGACTGCCAACACGTTTCCTTCGATATACAAAGTAAAAGGCAGCAATATCATGGCTGCCATTGGAGCCATGTACAACAAAAGATTCATTGAGTGCAACTTCTCACCTTCAGAAGTTAATAACAACCCCTGAACCACAGATTTCAATGCTCTGCCAGCAGTTGAGCCAATGCACATCAAGAACCCAAACAGATGGAACAGGGGTTCGCTGTTACTAGCCAAAACTATGCCCAAAACCACCGGCACAAGTGCTAAATAAACCTCGGCAGACTCCTTCTTACAAGTAATTACAAACGCAAAAATAGCAGTGAAAAAGGGGGTCGTTGCCCCAATAGCCTGGTTGAACGAAACGGGGAGGTACCTCAAAGAAGTATTTCCACAAACAACTGAGAAGCAGAATATGATACTCAAAGCAAGAATCTTGAAAAACTGCCTGCGGCTATGTATTTGCTGGAAGGGCACGATCTCGAGCCATTTTATTGCGAACAAACTATAAGCAGCACAAGACAGCATGTGCAACATTGTCAAGAAAATGGGGTATCTGTACCCATAAAAGCTGAGCAAATACTTGTTCAGCAGCAGCACTCCAATGTTTGAGAAATACCACGATGCTATAATGGCCGCGGTCAGAAAGTTGGGAGAGATCAAAGAACCATACTGCTGCTGACGGATTTCAGCAGTTGGGGTCACCGGAATGTCCAAGACTTGGTCATTGTTGGGCTCAAAACGGGGGTTGCTGCCCCTTCTTGTCGTCCAAGACTGTACCTCCACCATCACAACACACTACCCACAAgctcaaaaagaaaagaaaaatgtaatctTTCCACACTCCTCCGTGTATACTATACTGCGTATATTTTGCAATGCCCACAGATCTAGAGAGTGAGGTAGCTCGTGTTAGTGTGTGTTTTCGGCAGGAGGGAGTGTTATGTGTATGTTTTGAGCAATGAGCAGAGATCTAGGGGGGGTGGTGGTGGGATAAGATAGGGAGTATGAGGGGGTTGGATCTGAATGGAGGGTGGAGATCCAGATTTGTGGGGCAGACAAACTGAGGGCTGTTGGATGGCGAATGAGGGACCTAGACATTAATAAAACATCATTAGATTTCTCGTGGGTAGGGCCAGTCAGTGTCGGTATACTAATCTATAGAGAGTTGTATAGCatagtgtgtgtgtatgtgtgtaaaGAGTGTGCCGGGCTGAATTCTGATTCTTGATTCTTGCTAAGAAATAGTAGTAATGAATGAGTGTGAGGAAATCGTTGGAGGGTCATAGTTTTGGACCAATGAGAGGGCTGTGTTTACATTCTATGATTTCTGTGCCATTGTTCTTGTTGGTGGAAGAACACATGTAGATACAGTTGAAAGCCAGTGTGTGATTTGTTTTGCTCAATTTAGTCAAGGTGTTTCCACCGTTGGTCCGTCCGTCCGTCGTTTCGACCTGCatcttttatcatatttttataatttaatattaagataaattataattatatttttagagaaattgAATCGGACATTACTATTATAccattattgatttttttaaaaaaattaaaaaaaagtaaataaagacTAAGggtggaaaaaataaataattcataggAATATTAGTCcgtacatattttaaatttttttaaaaagtatataaaattatagttcatAATCTAAAAGAACATTTTGATCggttttatcataaaaattgaataaaaacttaagggataattacattcttctcccttgaaatttgatgtaattatacgtaaattttctgtggtttgaaaaattacatctaacacacctgagtttgtttttgtttaacaaaCAAATCATTTTAGGCAAAAACAAACCTTATggatgctaaatataatttttcaaaccacataggatctatatgtaattatcccaaaactTCACGAAAGCTAATGGAATGAGCTTGTTGTTAGACGTATGTTAAACCtaaggaggtatttgtaattatgtcaaatttgagGAAAAGTGATTGTGgtttattaatacatattttttgaaataaaaataaaaacatcatttgataattaaaaacttaaaatatattaaaaataatgtttgtgGTGCACCTATCAAGTTgtattttaccaaatttaaGAATCTTGGGaggttttttttaaatattttctaaaatatatggGGTGAACTGCATTTTACCCGGAATATAATTGCTCCAATATCAcccttttattcaattttttgtttttgtatacACTCTTCtcgttttattattatttttataagtaatagaaaataaattataataactcatcTTAATATATCGAGTAAtacttttattcaataatatatcaatatgacTAACAACAATAAATGTCAATGATGCCTAATTTAGTTGGCGAAGCTGATGTCCCATGACGTTAGATGTCATGGTTTCAAACCCCGCcttatatttgatttagtgtatttgatattattgatcataGTATGACTGTTATAATAGTTTATTAGGTATTGATATCCGAAtgctataaaaatttaatttattttcaattaataaatattcattgcttttacttaaaaaaaaaaaaagaacgaTTAATACACTACAAAGAATCACATAAATTAAGACAAATACTATAACGTTATTAGTtgattatatagaaaaataaaatggatatgaaaataataaaatgcattttttttttttttgttctgagTGAAAAAGACATATAAAGATAGTCCAAAAGATATAAACGTCATTGCACCCGTAAGCTTAAGCTTTTGAGTTCGGAAGTTTAGAAGAGTAGGaagacaaataaataaataagctcAATTGATCAAAGATATCTGCGTTTTTAGTTCACTTatccatttatatatttactaaagGAGAAAtccttgcaattttttttatcgattgattttattaataattttttagatgcacaatttattttattaattttgatcaattgtttatttttttatttgattaaataaatataataaaaatttattatgtatatacgTAATTGAATGTGTCACAATCTCCAGTTGATTAAGATGTCCAAGACATGAAGTAttgtaaaaatagttaaaaactTGGAATAGAGGGTTTGATCTCTTGGACATCCTCCTCATTTTCCCTCCATATACATTCCTCATCCCGCCGTCCCCGGATCGAATTGTGCCTCCTCCTAATCGATGCCTGGCATGGAAAAATCTGGTGTTTCCATCCCTGTCCTATATTCCTGAATCTTCCGCCATACCTAAGTATTGGTTTCTGCCACCATCTCACTCTTCCAAGCCTCCTCAATCACTTTGCCACACTCCTCCTATTGTAACCATTTTGCTTCAAATATAAACTACGCCTTTGTTCTAGGTCCCGTGTCACTCCTTCAGGATCCCAGCAAATAACCAGCATGGCGTGGACTGAGTATGGCATTGATCTATGAGTTAACCTAGTCTCTGGAAAGCTTACACACCAGTTTGGGTTCCCATACGCTCTTTCCAGCCGAGCCCACACCATCTCTGGATCTACCCACTGATTACACCATGTATACTTTGGATCTTGGTACACTAGATCGCACAACTGACTTTGCTCCAATCCCACTCTGAAGTCATTAATCTGGCACTACGGTCATTGACACCCCATTTTTTCATgttgaaaaagaatttcattaTAATCCCTGGTACATAAACAAGGAGCTTCATATTGCACATGCAACTACTTCAGCTTATCGCaaactttttttctctttgataCTTAGCTTCCCCCTACAATCCTATAAATCTCCAATTTATTGACCGATCCACCAATATCACTGATCCGGCTCGAATTCAGCGATCCCGAGACACGAACTCGTCACAGATAGCTAACTCCTCCAagatcagattttgggttccctgagaataagacaagaactgcgagctcgtcgggcacgtccccgacaatgaccctccaatgctcaagttaggttgatcgagagaaaagtgTGCGATCTCAATTACGGCGTTttgggtctatttatagagcacaACTGGATACTGTTGATAGGGCCACGTGACCTTATCCTAGTGGCTCGCGTCCTGATCGGACAACTATGATTATCCGGGTCTTGAAGGGTGGTTTTTCGACCCGGGTCGGGTCTCCTGCGACCCGCCCGGCAAAAAGGCGTGGATCCTCCTGTGGAAGGATATTAATACCCTTATGAAGGGTGTTTTCGTCATTCCGCCATGTATTGTAGCAGatacccatcattactcccccactttttcaaagtgcaatatttttgcttttgaaGAAGTTGAACGATTGCATCCATCGATCTGTATCCCTGGTGGACACGTGGCGTCATCCCGTGACCTGATCTGCGGCGCGTATCTCCAGAGGAGTAAatctataaataccccattCATTCAAACATCTTTCCCTGCCCCATATATAGACTTTTAGCGACCAGTGCTTATAACTCCAAGTTCGCATTCGATCTGCAGCTTCCAGAGCCATCCTGTTCTAAGGTACGATGTCTTCCAGTTTTAGTTCAAATTCTGGTTCGAGCTCTAGCTCCGGGTCGTCTGCGACTCCTTCTGGGTCTGCTCATGGTTCTATTTCTACTTCCccaaaaaggaacaaaaagttCCAGATTTCCAAAACCTCTAATAAACAAGCTGGGCCTTCTACTCTTAAAAAATAGGCTTGCTAGAAACCCTTGGGAAGCCGTGGTCAGTAGCGTTAGAACCCCTATTCGTAAgattagggaaaagtattacaTACCCCCTGAGTATGAGATTATCCTTCCTGCCACTTTCGATCATATGCACCGTCCTCCCCCTGGCTTCTGTgctttttctatcaaacatTTTGATGCTGGATTACGATTCCCTTTAGCTACTCCTCTAGCctcaattttgaataaattggaGATATGCCCTATGCAGATTTCTCCCAACTCTATTACTCACATTGTTCTCTTCATTGTAATAATGCAATACTTAGACATAGAACCCAGTTTTGACAACTTTTGGAGTTTGTACTCTTTCACCACTTCCAAACGATCCGGTGATAGAGGTTTCTTTTACCTTTCTGCCAAGCCTGACTGTAGGTAACTGAGTACTTTAAAGTCGAACGTATAGGCTTCGTTAGATCGCTACATTTTTGTTCGACCTCCTAGGGGTATCTGGCTCTTTAAAACTGAATGGAGTAAATATAAACCTGTTCCCAAGAGAAGTGGAGGGGGGCTGGAGGGCAACCAAATAAATAGTTTAACTGTTTATAAATACGAtcccaagaagcttctcaCTGATAAGGTTTTGCAACTGTCTGGGCTATCTCCAGCATCCCTCCACGTCGAAGAGTCCTTAGGTGATCTTTCATTTCTAGCatgatgttttcttttatcattCTGCTTGAGTTCGCTGACACGCCTCGGTTTTTGTAGATAGCATCATCATGAGCTCCCGTCACGCTCTGCGGCAAAAGGCGGCTGAAAATAAAATGGCCAAAGCAAAGGGAAAACAGGTCGCCCTCCTACTGACCTTCCTCCGAGCTCTCCTGTGCCTGTTCCCTCGCGAGCCCCGCCGATCGCCAGCTCATCCAAATTGACAGTGAAGAGACTCCCTCCCAACCTTTACATGGATATAATTCTAGCGACCTAGAGTTGAATCTGGACAATTTGAGTGGAGATCAGGGGGGTGAGTCTGAGAAACACGATCTCGAAAGTGGGGAGAGATCGAAAAAGAGGAAGCGGGCCTAGCAAAAGCACGGGCAAGGGGATGATATGAGGGAGAAAGACCAGTGGAACCCTCTAGGTCTTCAAAGTCTAAATCCCATCGACTCAAAGCCTTGAACAGGATGGCTAGGGAAGCTGCAGATAAGACTAGACAGACGGACGAACGCGAAAGGTTCCTGAGGTTAGAGCAGCTCGTTTCGCACTGGGAGGAGACCAGGGAAGCTTTGAGGGGTCATCAGTCCCATTTGTTTGAACCTTAGGGAGGTCGAACGAATCCCAGGTAGGATAGTTCTTCCAGCTCTGTTCTCTTCTCAGAAGCAGGGGGGGAGGCCCTCGACCTGTACAACTCTTTCACCCCCCTCCGCGACCAAAGTTCCTTGGTAATGAACAATCCCGTTCGGATCGAGGAGTATGGGGTTCATGCCTAGTTGCAGGTAATTTCCCATTCTTGGCTCAGTTTTGATGCTCGAATCCACATAACTTTGATGAATCTTGCAGGCATTAACGTTTTTCCGGAGCCTGTCCATGAAATGCACATCTTATCGCAAGAACTACATATTGTCCGATAGGAAAGTGAAGGAGCTCCAGGCGCAACTGGTCGAGAGGGATAGGTTGGACCAAACCCATGTGGAAGAAATGCAGACTTTGATCGAGAAGATCAAGGGTTTGGAGGGCGAGCTTGATGCCGCCAAGAAGGATAAAGAGGTCGCCTTATCTGAGGGTAAAAAAGAAGGATTCGAGGTTGGCCGGGAGGTCGGGCTGATCGAGGGCCA encodes:
- the LOC105156650 gene encoding probable sugar phosphate/phosphate translocator At1g12500; translated protein: MVEVQSWTTRRGSNPRFEPNNDQVLDIPVTPTAEIRQQQYGSLISPNFLTAAIIASWYFSNIGVLLLNKYLLSFYGYRYPIFLTMLHMLSCAAYSLFAIKWLEIVPFQQIHSRRQFFKILALSIIFCFSVVCGNTSLRYLPVSFNQAIGATTPFFTAIFAFVITCKKESAEVYLALVPVVLGIVLASNSEPLFHLFGFLMCIGSTAGRALKSVVQGLLLTSEGEKLHSMNLLLYMAPMAAMILLPFTLYIEGNVLAVTLEKGRGDGFMVFLLIANATVAYLVNLTNFLVTKHTSALTLQVLGNAKAAVAAVVSVLIFRNPVTVMGMMGFAITIMGVVLYSEAKKRSKATAH
- the LOC110012583 gene encoding basic blue protein-like, with amino-acid sequence MASRAFLITIIVVVAAAAPALATDYMVGDDAGWNLGVNFTTWAAGKDFRVGDTIMFMYTPGTHNVLKVNGADFKQCVSSNASAVPLTSGNDVIALSTPGKKWYICDVADHCSKGMKLVITVSEAEAPTPAPVPGSPSLTPPATSTAGGVSPLKSCVWMVTVMAACRMIMA